The DNA segment TTCGTGGAGCGCTTTCCGGTTCCCGGCGGAACCGCTCTTTGTCTGCCTCAATTGTATTGCGCCGTCTTCGGTCGCGGGCGGCGCCGATATGGTGCCCCTGATTTCTCTGGCGGCCTCATATCCGATTTCGGAGCAGTATTCGGGCGTTCGTCTCACCGGCGCGATAATAAAAATCACCGACAGCGGCGGCCTGCCGCTGGAGCCGACAAATATATTCGACCGCATCGGGATTCGGGTCGATGGCGGCGTCATGCAGTACGGATCACTTCTCCCGCTCGGCGCCGGAATGCTGCGGGTCCCGTTCGGAAGTAGCGGTGAAGCGCTCGCTCCGGGCGACTCCGCCACCGTGAGTCTGTATGCCGATTTGCGCCCCGATGTTCCCTACTCCGATTTTGCCCTTGAGATTCTGGCGCTCAATGATATTTTCACGGCCGATGTCAGCGACAGTCAGCATGTTCCGGGGGCAACTCCCGCCCCGAATTGCTCGCAGGAATTTCCCTATATGACGGCACCGATTTCCATCCTGATGCCGGCCGGCCGCCCGGTGCTCCTGCACTCGCACCAGCCGGTCCGCATGGCCCCGGCCGGAAGCCGGCAGGTCACCTTATTCGAAGGCTCGCTCACATACAATTCGCTGTCGCCGGTGGGACAGGTTGAGATAGATGGTTTTGGCGCTCAACTGATTCGCCGTGGAGAGGATGGCGCCGGATATAATGATAGTATTTCGGTCGAAGCGGTTCACCTATTAATCAACGGTACCGAAATAGGCCGTGACAGTCTGCTGGCCAATAATGCAATTGATATCGAAGCTCTGAATCAGTTTGTAATCAGCCGCGGGGACAGTGTCGCGATTAAATTGACCTGTGATTTGACCGGGACCGCTCCTGCCGATAATTTTGTCCTGTCCTTTGCCGATTCGTCTTTCCTGCGCTTGATAGACAAAAGCCTGGCGTCCGCGGTATATACGGTGCTTCCGGGAAAAACTTATCCCTACGAAGCGGGCGAAATTTCGATCACGGCCGCCGAATTGAAATCGTCGTTCACAAACTACCCGAATCCCTTCAACCCGGTTAGGTCCGAAATTACCACGATCGGCTATGTGCTTGGCGAGGATGCCGCGGTCGATATAGATATTTTTACGATTACTGGAGATTTGGTTTTTCATGTGGCCGGTCATGCCCCCCGGTCGGCGGGAAGCAACCAGTCCGATACCTGGGACGGCCGGAACGGCGACGGGCACCTGGTGCAGCCGGGTGTTTATTTCTGTCAGATTACGGCCAACTATCTATCGGGCCGGGTCGAGAGTTTCCGAAGAAAGATTGCGGTGGTAAGATGAGGAAAAGAGTTTTCATTATCATGGTCCTGGCGGTGCTTCTCATGTCAGTGTCCGCTTTCGGGCAGAGCGGGGGAACGACGTCCCCCTTAGCCTCGGGGGTGGGAGCGCGTGATCTGGCCCTGGGAGCCGCCGATATAGCGACTTGCGATTACACCACTGCCCCATACTGGAACCCGTCCCGGCTCGCCCGCAGTGAGCAGTTGAGTCTGACCGGTTTTCATACGCGTTTGTATGATGCCGATATCGCCTATCAGTATCTCGGCATCGTGATCCCGACCCTCGATTGGGGCTCATTCGGGATCGGCGTTATCAGGCTGGGGGTGGACAATATCGAAGAGCGCGACGCCTCCAATCTGCTGACCGGCACCTTCGATGACAATCGGCTCGGTTTCCGTCTGGCGTACGGGCAGACGGTCGGTTCTCTCGATCTCGGGCTGGCCGTCTCAATGGAAAATCATACCGTCGGATCATACAAGGCAACGTCAAGTCCCGGTCTCGATATCGCCGTATCGAAAATAATCGGCTCTCCGTTCGCATGGTGCCATTATGTAACGGTCAGCGTGGTCGCCCGAAACATCATTGCACCGTCGATGAAACTGGTCGATGAAGAGGTGAAGTCGCCGGCGCAGTACCAGATCGGTCTGAGTACAAGAATCATGCCGAATCGCTCGAGCCGTCAATATCTGGAAGTTTCGGGAGGATTTCAGAAGACGGATCTCGCCGACGCGGATCCGTCATTGGGACTGGAATACTCCATACTCGATATGCTTAAATTGCGGGGCAGTCTCAGGGGCAAACTGATTTCCGGCGGGGTCGGGCTGGCGTATCACGGGATCAGCGTCGATTACGCCGTGGTGGACCGGGATATGGGGGCCCTGCATATGATTTCTTTGACCACGGCCGTTGGAAAACCGGCCACCGAACGGCGGCTGAATCGTACCCGCGAGCGGGAAGCCGCGTTCAGCCGGGCCATGAATGACCGTCTGACAAAACAAAATATCGAACTGGCGTCGCAGTTGCTCGCGAGCGGCAAGACGGCGCTGGCATCAGGGGATCTTCGCACCGCCGATTCCGATTTTGACCGCGCCCTCTTCTTGTCGCGCAGCAGCGGTATCGATACGACCGAGTCCGCTTCCCTCCTGGCGCAGGTTCAGGAGCAGATCACCCGGCGCGAGAGAAATTCGGCGGTAGCGATGCATCTCGATTCGGCGCGGGTGCGCCTGTCGGCATCCGATTATCTCGGCTGTCAGTATTTTGCCGGCCTGGCGCTGGCGCTCGACTCGAGCAATATTGAAGCGATCGGCCTGCATGAAAAGGCCGGCCGAGCCTCGTCGGAATTGAGCCGCCGCCAGGAATTTGTTCAACACCGAGTTCTCATTATCGATTCCCTGATCGGATACGGCCGCTATGACGAAGCACTATCGGCGGCTAGGAGCGTTAATCAGGTGGCGCCGGATAATCCGCTGGCCCAGCAGGCCCTTAAGAAAGCGGAATTCGAATTGTTCCGCTACGAAGCCGAAGCGGCCATGGCCCGCCAGGAGTACCGTACCGCTATCGGGCTCCTCGATTCGGCGCTGACTCGTTTCCCCGGGCAGAACCGGTGCCTGGCGCTGCGGCAGCAGTGCCGCCGGGAAGAAGAAAATTTCCGTGCGGCAGCGGCAGTGACCGAAGTTACACCGGCGCCGCTCAGCCGCGAGATAGAGAAACAGGTTGCGGATATGTATGAAAAGGGTCGGGCCGCTTTCAACCGCGGTGATTTGCCGCAGGCGATGAAAGATTGGGAAGAAGTCGATCGTCTCGCTCCCGGATATCAGGCGGTCCGCGAATACCTGGTCAAGGTGTACCGATTTGTCGGGGTCGATCTGTACAGCCGGAATCAGATGAACGAGGCTCTCAAAATATGGGAGAAAGCGCTGGCCATCGCGCCCGACAATACGGAAATCGCGGCCTATGCCCGTCGCACCCGGAATGAAATTGATAAACTGAAGGAACTCTCCGATGGCAACTGAACATAAAGACCATCTTTTCGAAGACTGGCCGTTACCGTCGAAATACGACCGCTCCATACGGCGCGAGTTCGCCCTGTATCTCGGCGGCCTGGTCCTGCTTCTGATGATTATTACCGGTCTGGTTATTTCCAATAAGATGGTGGTGACGGTCACGGACAATGTGGTCGATCGAATTCTGGCCCAGGCCCGCTCTTATGCCGGCGCGGCCTCGAAACAGATGATTGCCGCCGACGGCCCCGATGTCCTGATGTTGACCGATATATGCAAAAAACTTATGGCCGACAACCCCGATTGCGGCTGGGTTGGCATCGCCGACAAGCAGGGACGCTTTCTGGCCCATACCGACATGAAGCAAGTAATATCTTCGTCACGGCTGACGCTCACCCGGTCCGATGCCTATTCCAACCGCTTGCGTAACGGCGAGGTCCTGCAGATGACCGATGATTCCATTATTATGGCTGTTCCTATTACGGAGCAGGGAGTGACACTGGGGACGCTGGGAATTGGATCATCAACTCGCTCCATCGAAGCGGTCAGGAAATCGGCCCTCATGACGATGGCGATCATAACCGTAGTTATGATTCTTATCGGCGTCCCGCTGACGATGCTCATTCTCAGCAACCGCCTGCGGCCGTTTCAACTTATCACCGAGGCCCTGCGCAAAGTCGATGTCGGCAATATTCGGTTCGATATCCCGGTAAAAACGCATAATGAATTCGGGTACCTGGCGGAGACGTTGCGGGTGATGGGCGAGCGTCTGGATCGAGCCCGGAAGCAGATGGTTGAAACGGAGCGGATGACCCGTGAACTCGAAATCGCCCGGGAGATTCAACTCAATATCCTGCCCAAGAAATATCCGAGCGGCCGGGGATTCGAGTTTTCCGGGCGGTATCAGAGCGCCAAAACGGTCGGCGGCGATTATTACGATTTTATCGATATCGATGATGATAGATTGGCCCTTGTGGTGGCGGATGTATCGGGGAAATCGCTTCCCGGGATGCTGGTCATGCTTCTGACGCGCGACCTCGTGATATCGCATGCCCGGCGTCTCGCCGATCCCGCCCGATTGCTTTCGGCCGTCAACGGGGAACTGATGCCGGAAATCCGCAAGGGGATGTTCGTGACCATGTTTTACGGTATTCTCGATAAGAGAAGCGGCCGCTTTCAATTCGCCTCGGCCGGACACAATCCGCTTATCTATTACCGGGCGGCCGAAGGGGCCTGCCGTTTAATAAAAACCAAAGGGTATCCTTTGGGCATGATGAATACCGACCAGTTCGACAAACGGATCGAATCCGGCGAAATTATTCTGGAGAGCGGTGACTGGCTGGTGCAGTACACCGACGGCATCAATGAGGCGATGAATGCCGCCAAGGCCGAATACGGCATGGACAATCTGGTGACTTCGGTCGCCGAAGCGGCGTCGCTGTCGGCGGCCGAACTCGCCGGTGACGTCATAAATAAAGTGGTGGCCTTTGTCGGGGAGGCGCCTCAGAACGATGACATGACGCTTCTGGCGATGAAATGGAACGGTGACATGAAGGCGGAACCGCCGAATGAATTGAGGGAAAAAGTATATGTCGAAGGCCATTAATAATTCCCGCGTCATAAATCTTCCGGCGGGATTAACGACGAGCGAGACGGTGTCTTTCGAGCAGGCCCTCAAAGCCGCAGTCGCCGAACGGCCGGGGACAATTCTCCTGGATTGTTCCCTGCTGGGACAGGTGAGTTCCAATCATATCAACCTGCTGTGGCAGGCCAATACGGCGTGCCGGGAAAAGAAGATTGAACTTCGACTGCTCAACCCGCCGCCGACCCTGCTTCGAATTCTAACCGTTCTCGATTTGACCCATACCTTTGAATTCGGCGAGACCGTCAATACTTCCAAGCCGCGGGATGACTGGGATACCCTGACGGCCGAACTTCCGCAAACGTATGTGATGGAAGTGGCGGTCGAAGCGGAAGCGATCGATAAAGCGATTGTGAAATTCATTCTGTTTCTGGGAAAGATCGGAGCCGGGGCCACGACCATTCATGAACTTCGCACCATTTACTACGAAGTGGCGACCAATATCAGGCAACACAGCGGGCTGAAAGCCGCCGATCAAATCCGGGTGGTCGTCTTTGCCGATTATGAAAAGATAATGATGACATTTGAAGATAAGGGACGATATTTTGATTCCACCGCCGTGGATGCTCATGTCGACGCCGGCCGGGCGGCGAAAATAAGGAAACGCCGCGGCTTCGGGCTGGCCATGATCCGCCGCCTGGCGGATCGTCTGGTGTACCGCGGGGGCGAAAACGGGGGCAATATTTTAACAGTACACAAAAAATGGTGCCGATAATATGGACTCAAACAAATTTACCGAGCAGGAACTGACCGGGCATATTTCCCTGATTACGCTCGGGAATATGCTCGATAACTACAACGCCGAGCAGTTGGTGCAGGCCATTTTAAGGGCCCAGGAACGCGATTTCAAGTACATCATCATAGACTGCGAACGGCTGGAATTTTTATCTTCGGCCGGCGTGGGGGCAATTCTGGGAACCATCGAAACCTCGCGGGAAAGCGGCGGCGATATTATTCTCTGCAATCTATCCGGGACGATCGCCCATGTTCTCCAGGTCCTTGACTTGCACGATTTCCTGACCACGGCCGCGACCCGGCAGGAGGCGCTGGCGATCTGCGGGGCCAAACAGGGATCACCTTCCTGATGAACATGAATATCACATCCGACGGCGTCGATATATCCCGTCATTCTTCCGAGCACGAACGGAAAGTTCTGGCTCTGGAATCGCTGTCGAAACTGGCATCGCAATTTGCCCGCGACCCGGATCTCCAGAAATTGATCGATTCCCTGGCGCTCACCATCGCCGGGCAATTCGGCGTGACCAGTACTCTCATCGCCATTCGCACCAATGAATCCGAATCTTTTGGCTTGCTGAAGGCCGCCACCGGTAAATTCCGCAACCTGTCGGAAGGGTTTGAGCCGTTCAATCTAATTCTGAACATGCCGACTCTGATGACCGACCCCGGTCCATTTCGGATGGGCGATGCGGACTTTCCTTTTGGAAAGGAATCGGCCCTTTATATCGAGATGGAACGGATGGAGGCCCGGCTATTTGCCCCCATGGTCGTGGATCGGCGTAATATCGGCTTGATTCTGCTTGGCCCGCGTATCGGGAAGGTCGATTATAAAGATTCCGAAGTGATGCTTCTCCGCGACCTGGTCACGACGATTACACCCCTTATCGCCAATTCACTATTGTATGCTGAGATGTCACAACTGAAAACGCGCTATCTCAGTATTATCGACAGCGTCCCTCAGGCCATGTTTGTTTTCGATTCCCGGGAAATTTTGCGCACCGCCAACAAGACGGCCGTCGATCTTATCGCCTCTCTGGGAGGGACCATGTACGATGAGACTCCGGTGGGCCTGGCGATGGAAACGATCTTCCCCGAGGCGAATTTTCCGGATTGGGTCGAACGGCTTCGTTCCGCCGGCGGGGAAAACGACGATAAACTCCATACCACCGTCATCATCAGGAGTGACGATCATGAGAGAATATTCAACGTCCGCGCCAGTACATTTATTAGTCAGCCGGGGGCCGACAGCGAAAAAATTCTCACCCTGCAGGATATCACCGACCAGAAAGAGAACGAGCGCCGGATGTTCGAGCAGGAGAAGTTCGCCGAGCAGGGGATGATGGCCTCCGCCATCGCTCATGAATTGAATAATTTCCTCGGCGTCATTCAGGGCGGGACGGAACTGGCGCTTCTCAATATGGAACGGGGCCGGCCGGAGAAGGCCGCGGCGACCATGCAAAAACTGATGGACAATATCGGCGCCATGCAGCGGTTCACGGCGGGCCTGACCGATTTTGCGCGGGTCAACGTCCAGATGGTCCCGGGAAACATTAACGACGTTGTCACCGATGTTCTTTCTTTCGTGGTTTCCCAGAAACGGTTCAGCCGCATCAGCGTTCGAACGCAATTGACCCGCCAGTTGCCCGATATCGTGATGGATCGCGATCAAATCGCCCAGGTGGTCATAAATATTCTCAATAATGCCGCCGATGCTATCGCCGAAACCGGGCGGAGCGACGGAATAATCATTGTCGGCACCACGTTTGACCAGGGCTCTATCGGCCTCACGATCTCCGATAACGGCAAAGGGATGAAGCCGGAAGTCCGTGACCGAATATTCAAGACGCACCTGACAACCAAACCAAAAGGGCACGGCTACGGGTTGGTCAATTGCGGTAAGATTATCGAGCGGCACGGGGCTTCGGTCGAAATCACGAGCCAGATCGGGTTCGGGACCACATTCGCCCTTAAATTCCCGACGGATAAGCCGCCCTCCTGGTAATTCGGTTGATATTTTGAATTAAACGGCAGGAGCGGTTCACTCCTGCCGTAATTATTTCCGCTTTTAACTCTTGATTTCAGAAGTGCAATTGGGGCAGCGGGTCGCCTTCAGCGGAATAGAGGAATAACAGAAGGGGCATTCCTTGGTGGTGGGAACCGCGGGGGCGGGCGCCGGTTCCCGTTTGAGACGGTTCATCTGCTTGATAACCAGAAAGAGGGCGAAGGCCACGATGATAAAATCGATGACGGTATTAATGAATAAACCGTAATTGATAGTCGCCGCCCCGGCCGCTTTGGCCGCCGCCAGGGTAGGGAAACTCTCTGCCGAGAGATTGACAAACAGGCTGGAAAAATCGACTTTTCCCAGAAGCAATCCGATCGGCGGCATGATGATATCGCTTACGACCGAGGTGATGATTTTCCCGAAGGCCGCGCCGATGATAATACCGACCGCCATATCCACCACGTTCCCCTTCATCGCAAACTCTTTGAATTCTTTGAACATTAAAGTCCTCCTTGAATTTGGGATAACCTGAACCGGAATAATTATAAAAAAAAGGGCGGTTCAAAACTATAATTTTATTTTGACTTGGCATCGCCTTATTTCTAAGGTTCGAATGACGGAACTCCCGGGACTTTTCTCTGTTTTTTTAATTGGCAAAATTCGACGGCCGGGAACTGAATCGGTGACCCGGGGTAAAATGAAAGGAAGGGCCAAAATGAAGAAAAATGTAGGATCGGCTGACAAAATTCTCAGAATTATTCTGGGTATAGTCATTATTGCGCTGGGCTTTATCTATAAGTCCTGGTGGGGATTAGTTGGCATACTGCCGCTTTTTACCGGAGTAATCAGCTGGTGCGGTTTATACAAGCTTCTCGGAATCTCCACCTGCAAGACGAAGGCCCCGCAACAAAGTTGAAAATAACCCCAAGACCCCGCCTATCATCCATTAACTCTTAAAGTTAACTCGGACAGGCTATCCGAGGGCGGGGTTTCCTTATATTGAAATAGCCCCATTTCATCCTTGCCATTTTCCTTCAAATGCATTTAAATTGGGGATTGCCGTTGTCCATTATTGGATCTACCCGTATTATAATGAAGTAATTGAGAAATTAGAATTTTCGAGGGGATTTGATGTATCCGGAATTAAAAGGAAAAAGTGCATTGATAACCGGCGCCGCCCGCGGTT comes from the Candidatus Zixiibacteriota bacterium genome and includes:
- a CDS encoding hypothetical protein (Evidence 5 : Unknown function) — translated: MDSNKFTEQELTGHISLITLGNMLDNYNAEQLVQAILRAQERDFKYIIIDCERLEFLSSAGVGAILGTIETSRESGGDIILCNLSGTIAHVLQVLDLHDFLTTAATRQEALAICGAKQGSPS
- a CDS encoding putative Histidine kinase (Evidence 3 : Putative function from multiple computational evidences; Product type e : enzyme), which codes for MNMNITSDGVDISRHSSEHERKVLALESLSKLASQFARDPDLQKLIDSLALTIAGQFGVTSTLIAIRTNESESFGLLKAATGKFRNLSEGFEPFNLILNMPTLMTDPGPFRMGDADFPFGKESALYIEMERMEARLFAPMVVDRRNIGLILLGPRIGKVDYKDSEVMLLRDLVTTITPLIANSLLYAEMSQLKTRYLSIIDSVPQAMFVFDSREILRTANKTAVDLIASLGGTMYDETPVGLAMETIFPEANFPDWVERLRSAGGENDDKLHTTVIIRSDDHERIFNVRASTFISQPGADSEKILTLQDITDQKENERRMFEQEKFAEQGMMASAIAHELNNFLGVIQGGTELALLNMERGRPEKAAATMQKLMDNIGAMQRFTAGLTDFARVNVQMVPGNINDVVTDVLSFVVSQKRFSRISVRTQLTRQLPDIVMDRDQIAQVVINILNNAADAIAETGRSDGIIIVGTTFDQGSIGLTISDNGKGMKPEVRDRIFKTHLTTKPKGHGYGLVNCGKIIERHGASVEITSQIGFGTTFALKFPTDKPPSW
- a CDS encoding conserved hypothetical protein (Evidence 4 : Unknown function but conserved in other organisms), giving the protein MKKNVGSADKILRIILGIVIIALGFIYKSWWGLVGILPLFTGVISWCGLYKLLGISTCKTKAPQQS
- a CDS encoding hypothetical protein (Evidence 5 : Unknown function), whose amino-acid sequence is MSKAINNSRVINLPAGLTTSETVSFEQALKAAVAERPGTILLDCSLLGQVSSNHINLLWQANTACREKKIELRLLNPPPTLLRILTVLDLTHTFEFGETVNTSKPRDDWDTLTAELPQTYVMEVAVEAEAIDKAIVKFILFLGKIGAGATTIHELRTIYYEVATNIRQHSGLKAADQIRVVVFADYEKIMMTFEDKGRYFDSTAVDAHVDAGRAAKIRKRRGFGLAMIRRLADRLVYRGGENGGNILTVHKKWCR
- a CDS encoding putative Phosphoserine phosphatase (Evidence 3 : Putative function from multiple computational evidences; Product type e : enzyme), whose amino-acid sequence is MATEHKDHLFEDWPLPSKYDRSIRREFALYLGGLVLLLMIITGLVISNKMVVTVTDNVVDRILAQARSYAGAASKQMIAADGPDVLMLTDICKKLMADNPDCGWVGIADKQGRFLAHTDMKQVISSSRLTLTRSDAYSNRLRNGEVLQMTDDSIIMAVPITEQGVTLGTLGIGSSTRSIEAVRKSALMTMAIITVVMILIGVPLTMLILSNRLRPFQLITEALRKVDVGNIRFDIPVKTHNEFGYLAETLRVMGERLDRARKQMVETERMTRELEIAREIQLNILPKKYPSGRGFEFSGRYQSAKTVGGDYYDFIDIDDDRLALVVADVSGKSLPGMLVMLLTRDLVISHARRLADPARLLSAVNGELMPEIRKGMFVTMFYGILDKRSGRFQFASAGHNPLIYYRAAEGACRLIKTKGYPLGMMNTDQFDKRIESGEIILESGDWLVQYTDGINEAMNAAKAEYGMDNLVTSVAEAASLSAAELAGDVINKVVAFVGEAPQNDDMTLLAMKWNGDMKAEPPNELREKVYVEGH
- a CDS encoding exported hypothetical protein (Evidence 5 : Unknown function) encodes the protein MRKRVFIIMVLAVLLMSVSAFGQSGGTTSPLASGVGARDLALGAADIATCDYTTAPYWNPSRLARSEQLSLTGFHTRLYDADIAYQYLGIVIPTLDWGSFGIGVIRLGVDNIEERDASNLLTGTFDDNRLGFRLAYGQTVGSLDLGLAVSMENHTVGSYKATSSPGLDIAVSKIIGSPFAWCHYVTVSVVARNIIAPSMKLVDEEVKSPAQYQIGLSTRIMPNRSSRQYLEVSGGFQKTDLADADPSLGLEYSILDMLKLRGSLRGKLISGGVGLAYHGISVDYAVVDRDMGALHMISLTTAVGKPATERRLNRTREREAAFSRAMNDRLTKQNIELASQLLASGKTALASGDLRTADSDFDRALFLSRSSGIDTTESASLLAQVQEQITRRERNSAVAMHLDSARVRLSASDYLGCQYFAGLALALDSSNIEAIGLHEKAGRASSELSRRQEFVQHRVLIIDSLIGYGRYDEALSAARSVNQVAPDNPLAQQALKKAEFELFRYEAEAAMARQEYRTAIGLLDSALTRFPGQNRCLALRQQCRREEENFRAAAAVTEVTPAPLSREIEKQVADMYEKGRAAFNRGDLPQAMKDWEEVDRLAPGYQAVREYLVKVYRFVGVDLYSRNQMNEALKIWEKALAIAPDNTEIAAYARRTRNEIDKLKELSDGN
- the mscL gene encoding mechanosensitive channel (Evidence 2a : Function from experimental evidences in other organisms; PubMedId : 10202137, 10352145, 14671322, 7511799, 8063098, 8412700, 8890153, 9756908, 9856938; Product type t : transporter) — translated: MFKEFKEFAMKGNVVDMAVGIIIGAAFGKIITSVVSDIIMPPIGLLLGKVDFSSLFVNLSAESFPTLAAAKAAGAATINYGLFINTVIDFIIVAFALFLVIKQMNRLKREPAPAPAVPTTKECPFCYSSIPLKATRCPNCTSEIKS